A genome region from Camelina sativa cultivar DH55 chromosome 10, Cs, whole genome shotgun sequence includes the following:
- the LOC104720208 gene encoding F-box/kelch-repeat protein At4g19865-like, which produces MNVQVELPEKKRKRTKKTKNSYPSSSPPPSFSLLPDEILVSCLARVSSSYYPTLSIVSKSFRSILSSAELKAARSHLGNTEQWLYVCLYDISFHTHQWFRLLLNPNGTLPDSVIMKNKTIEQLLVPVTFSSSSNLPSVSKSTIAVGSEIYVIGGPVDYAPSSAVRVLDCCTHTWRNAPSMNIVRMNALASLHDGKIYVTGGCLGVKSCDEVFDIKAQTWERLPDPSGSELSYCDINFGWTNVKGLDSLREKYDWNGSTTKLVSCGGKLLLVWQGCGNSSPDNKKILGTEIVLEKCVGGELWGKAGWLDVLYTVPRLRQKLLHCLAVSV; this is translated from the coding sequence ATGAACGTCCAAGTAGAACtaccggagaagaagaggaagaggacgaagaagacTAAGAATTcgtatccttcttcttcaccacctcCGTCTTTTTCTTTACTCCCAGATGAAATCCTTGTGAGTTGCTTAGCCAGGGTCTCGAGTTCGTACTACCCAACGCTCTCAATCGTTTCCAAAAGCTTCCGTTCAATTCTCTCTTCCGCCGAGCTCAAAGCAGCTCGATCCCACCTTGGAAACACCGAACAGTGGCTCTACGTCTGTCTATACGATATCAGTTTTCACACTCACCAATGGTTTAGACTTTTGCTTAACCCTAATGGAACCCTACCCGACTCCGTGATTATGAAGAATAAGACAATTGAACAGTTGCTGGTTCCCGTAACTTTTAGCTCTTCTTCTAACCTTCCATCAGTATCAAAATCCACAATTGCTGTTGGTTCAGAAATTTATGTAATTGGCGGACCAGTGGACTATGCACCGTCCTCCGCCGTGCGGGTGCTTGATTGTTGCACTCACACTTGGCGCAATGCACCTAGCATGAATATAGTCCGGATGAATGCCTTGGCAAGTTTACACGATGGGAAAATATATGTAACTGGTGGCTGCCTAGGGGTGAAATCATGTGATGAGGTATTCGACATAAAGGCTCAGACTtgggaacgtcttcctgacccGTCGGGTAGTGAGTTAAGTTACTGTGACATAAATTTTGGGTGGACAAATGTGAAAGGGTTAGACTCACTAAGGGAAAAGTATGATTGGAACGGTAGTACAACTAAATTAGTTAGCTGTGGTGGGAAACTCTTACTTGTTTGGCAAGGGTGCGGGAACAGTAGTCCCGATAATAAGAAGATTTTGGGCACGGAGATCGTCCTGGAAAAGTGTGTTGGAGGTGAGCTTTGGGGAAAAGCTGGGTGGCTTGATGTTTTGTATACCGTCCCTAGATTACGTCAGAAGCTTTTGCATTGTCTAGCGGTCTCGGTTTGA